One region of Acropora muricata isolate sample 2 chromosome 13, ASM3666990v1, whole genome shotgun sequence genomic DNA includes:
- the LOC136895440 gene encoding uncharacterized protein, whose protein sequence is MAIRRMVARRGKPVHLWSDRGTNFVSANKEIRQDQLSQEGIQWHFNPPASPHFGGAWERLVQSAEKALNAVAARQRVTDETLLTFLTEVESLLSSQPLTHVSSDPQDEEALTPNHFLIGGASNNVPMDVVTDRDMSSRKRLKHDQIMTNHFWKRWLREYVPSLTERRKWQRDVRNLATGDLVIVVDENSPRGR, encoded by the coding sequence GTCGCTAGACGCGGAAAACCCGTACACCTGTGGTCCGACCGCGGTACTAACTTTGTCAGCGCAAATAAAGAGATCCGTCAAGACCAACTCAGCCAAGAAGGGATACAGTGGCACTTCAACCCACCAGCATCGCCCCATTTTGGTGGAGCATGGGAACGCCTGGTCCAGTCAGCGGAGAAAGCGCTGAACGCTGTAGCAGCAAGGCAGCGCGTAACCGACGAAACGTTACTGACTTTCCTTACAGAAGTGGAGTCACTGTTGAGTAGCCAACCGCTGACACACGTTAGCAGCGACCCGCAGGATGAAGAAGCATTAACACCGAACCATTTCTTAATTGGCGGCGCAAGCAACAATGTCCCAATGGATGTTGTCACCGACCGTGACATGAGCAGCAGGAAGAGATTGAAGCACGACCAAATAATGACCAACCACTTTTGGAAACGCTGGCTACGCGAGTATGTCCCATCCCTCACAGAACGACGGAAGTGGCAACGAGATGTACGGAACCTTGCGACAGGTGACTTGGTGATAGTTGTCGACGAGAACTCACCTCGTGGTCGCTAG